The following are encoded in a window of Gramella sp. MT6 genomic DNA:
- a CDS encoding TIGR02757 family protein: MSRSEIKEFLDEKVIRYNTPKFIESDPIQIPHLFSKKEDIEIAGFLTATIAWGNRKSILNNSEKLMKLMDMSPYDFVVNHQESDLDNLDGFVHRTFNSTDLKYFIKALNNIYQNHTGLERIFTEGSEINSLQPAIHNFKSVFFEIPHEKRTEKHVSDPLKNSAAKRINMFLRWMVRDDRTGVDFGLWKNLSPSQLSCPLDVHSGNVARKLGLLKRKMNDAKALAELDQNLRKMDPQDPVKYDFALFGLGVFEKGQF; this comes from the coding sequence TTGTCCCGATCAGAAATAAAGGAATTTTTAGACGAGAAAGTTATAAGGTATAACACGCCTAAATTCATTGAATCTGATCCTATTCAAATCCCACATCTTTTCTCTAAAAAAGAGGATATTGAAATTGCCGGATTTCTTACCGCTACTATCGCCTGGGGTAACAGAAAAAGTATCCTTAACAATTCTGAGAAGTTGATGAAACTAATGGATATGAGTCCATATGATTTTGTAGTGAATCATCAGGAAAGTGATCTTGATAACCTGGATGGTTTTGTACATAGAACATTTAATTCTACAGATCTAAAATACTTTATAAAGGCATTAAATAATATTTACCAAAATCATACGGGTCTTGAGAGAATTTTCACGGAAGGCTCTGAAATCAATAGTTTGCAGCCAGCGATCCATAATTTTAAATCAGTATTTTTTGAAATCCCCCATGAAAAGAGAACCGAAAAACATGTAAGTGATCCTTTAAAGAATTCCGCTGCAAAACGTATCAATATGTTCTTAAGATGGATGGTGAGAGATGATAGAACTGGGGTTGATTTTGGACTCTGGAAAAACCTCTCTCCTTCTCAGTTATCCTGTCCTTTGGATGTACATTCAGGAAACGTTGCCCGGAAACTAGGATTGCTAAAAAGAAAGATGAACGATGCCAAAGCCCTGGCTGAATTAGACCAGAACTTAAGAAAGATGGATCCTCAGGATCCTGTGAAATATGACTTTGCACTATTTGGCCTTGGAGTCTTTGAAAAAGGGCAATTTTAG
- a CDS encoding protein-L-isoaspartate(D-aspartate) O-methyltransferase — MKNLVFILLTFLYFTISHTEQDKYQKDRHQMVANQIAARGINDKNTLKAMRNVQRHQLVPQEQVENAYEDRPLPIGHGQTISQPFIVGYMTEIINPRSGMKVLEIGTGSGYQAAVLAEIVDEVYTIEIVEPLYKTAKSNLNNLGYNNIKMKHADGFYGWEEHTPFDAIVVTAASEFIPPPLIEQLKEGGKMVIPVGAPFTAQHLMLVEKKKDGKWKTKNLLPVRFVPFTRN, encoded by the coding sequence ATGAAAAATCTTGTTTTCATATTACTGACTTTCCTGTATTTCACTATCTCCCATACAGAGCAGGATAAGTATCAGAAAGACCGCCATCAAATGGTAGCAAACCAAATTGCAGCCCGTGGCATAAATGATAAAAATACTCTAAAAGCAATGCGTAATGTGCAAAGACATCAGTTGGTACCACAAGAACAAGTAGAGAATGCATATGAGGACAGGCCTTTACCCATTGGTCATGGACAAACAATTTCACAACCTTTTATTGTAGGCTATATGACAGAGATTATCAACCCCCGTTCGGGAATGAAGGTTCTGGAAATAGGTACGGGTTCTGGCTATCAGGCTGCCGTGCTTGCAGAGATAGTAGATGAAGTCTATACTATAGAGATCGTTGAACCTTTATATAAAACTGCAAAAAGCAATCTCAATAATCTAGGTTATAATAATATTAAAATGAAGCATGCAGATGGATTCTATGGTTGGGAGGAACATACACCTTTTGATGCCATAGTGGTTACCGCTGCTTCAGAATTTATTCCTCCACCATTAATAGAGCAATTAAAAGAGGGCGGTAAAATGGTAATTCCGGTTGGAGCCCCATTTACAGCCCAGCATTTAATGCTGGTTGAAAAAAAGAAGGATGGGAAATGGAAAACAAAAAACTTACTTCCTGTACGCTTTGTTCCCTTTACCCGCAACTGA
- a CDS encoding GAF domain-containing sensor histidine kinase, translated as MISPAIPANEEKRLDSIKNLDIIGSLPEETYDSITKLASAICETPIAIISILDREINWFKSKVGTSIERSEREFSFCGHAILEPQKLFEVPNTLKDIRFKDNPLAIAKEGAIRFYAGAPILDEEGLPLGTLCVLDSKEHHLTDAQKTALKALAKQVEVLFEYRRKNKELEKLKNDLDDNNRILRGFASTVSHDLKMPLANMIITADILKAKYSSNLDEEGIKYLNYLKQSGLTLSDYINGLLDHYSSNVDADKDQEFFLNDLLEDIIDLLNIAENCEINLPDNNLKIYGNGAAVGQVFMNLISNSLKYNSNERIIIDIDCTENREFFNFSIQDNGIGIPDNKHDEIFELFTTAAEKDRQGKKGHGIGLSTVKKIVGSLGGFIKVTSIEGEGTRFDFSIKRYIH; from the coding sequence ATGATAAGTCCCGCAATTCCCGCTAATGAGGAAAAAAGGCTTGATTCAATCAAAAACCTTGATATCATTGGCTCGCTTCCTGAAGAAACCTATGATAGCATCACCAAACTTGCCAGTGCTATATGCGAAACGCCGATAGCGATCATTTCAATTCTGGATAGGGAGATCAATTGGTTTAAGTCTAAAGTGGGAACATCAATAGAAAGGTCTGAAAGAGAGTTTTCCTTTTGTGGGCATGCTATTTTAGAGCCTCAAAAATTATTTGAGGTTCCCAATACCTTAAAAGATATTCGTTTCAAGGATAATCCTCTTGCTATTGCCAAGGAAGGTGCTATAAGGTTTTATGCAGGTGCTCCAATCTTAGATGAAGAAGGTTTACCACTCGGCACGCTTTGCGTTTTAGACTCTAAAGAACATCATTTAACCGATGCCCAGAAAACTGCGTTAAAAGCTCTGGCCAAACAGGTCGAAGTATTATTTGAATACCGGCGAAAGAATAAAGAACTCGAGAAACTGAAAAATGATCTTGATGACAACAACCGTATTTTAAGGGGATTCGCCAGTACTGTTTCGCATGACCTTAAAATGCCGCTTGCTAATATGATCATTACTGCAGACATTCTGAAAGCAAAGTATTCTTCAAACCTGGACGAAGAAGGAATTAAATATTTAAATTATCTCAAGCAATCAGGGCTTACCCTTAGTGATTATATCAACGGACTTCTGGATCACTATTCCAGCAATGTAGATGCAGATAAAGATCAGGAATTCTTCCTTAACGATCTATTAGAAGATATTATAGACCTTCTAAACATCGCTGAAAATTGCGAAATCAATTTACCTGATAACAATCTTAAAATCTATGGTAATGGTGCGGCTGTAGGGCAAGTCTTTATGAATCTTATAAGTAACAGTCTTAAATATAATAGCAACGAAAGGATCATTATTGATATAGATTGTACAGAGAACCGTGAATTTTTCAATTTTAGCATACAGGATAACGGTATTGGTATTCCAGATAATAAACACGATGAGATCTTTGAGCTTTTCACCACAGCCGCAGAAAAGGACCGGCAGGGAAAAAAAGGTCATGGAATCGGGCTTTCTACAGTAAAAAAGATCGTAGGCAGCCTTGGTGGTTTTATTAAGGTAACCTCAATAGAAGGAGAAGGTACCCGTTTCGATTTTAGTATAAAGCGTTATATTCATTAG
- a CDS encoding GAF domain-containing sensor histidine kinase has product MQHKLVPFNEKLRQTALKEYNILNSGPDEDYDNLTFLAATISNSPVAKISIVDKTRIWNKSVYGAEIEEIDRNNSFCDHAIHSDTPIYILNRSKQPELFEAAKGIYDREFSFYAGIPLHNPQGHAIAVFCVFDTKEKELTSDQLKALKALAKQAMNLFEFRKQRLKLYQVQNKLKEKYHELEKFASLVSHDLKSPLANIISLTELLKDENQGKFDEDTEQYLKFLVESSYSLRNYIDGILSFYRSDHVMEKDYTNVDLRKMLKGIVDLYQVSDDIKITYPDDIMLHNVNKAALTQVFMNLISNALKYNDKDLRKVEITFDKNEEFYFFEVRDNGKGIPPEKHSEIFELFTTLDSVDREGSLGSGIGLATVRKLIESMGGSISLESELGKGSNFKFRIKRF; this is encoded by the coding sequence ATGCAACATAAGCTAGTTCCTTTCAATGAAAAGCTACGGCAAACTGCATTGAAGGAATATAATATACTAAATTCGGGGCCAGACGAAGATTATGACAATCTTACGTTTTTAGCGGCTACTATATCCAATTCTCCAGTTGCCAAAATTAGTATCGTAGATAAAACCCGAATCTGGAATAAATCGGTATATGGCGCCGAAATCGAAGAAATAGATCGAAACAACTCTTTCTGTGACCATGCCATTCATAGTGACACACCCATTTATATTCTAAACAGGAGTAAACAACCCGAGTTGTTTGAAGCAGCTAAGGGTATTTATGATCGGGAATTTTCATTTTATGCCGGGATTCCACTTCATAATCCCCAGGGACATGCCATAGCGGTTTTTTGTGTATTTGATACGAAAGAAAAAGAACTTACCAGTGATCAGTTAAAAGCCTTAAAAGCCCTGGCCAAACAGGCAATGAATTTATTTGAATTCCGAAAGCAGAGATTAAAGCTTTATCAGGTTCAGAATAAATTGAAAGAAAAATATCATGAACTTGAAAAATTTGCGAGCCTTGTTTCCCATGATCTTAAATCGCCGTTAGCCAATATCATTTCTCTTACTGAATTACTAAAGGATGAAAATCAGGGTAAATTTGATGAGGACACCGAACAATACCTGAAATTCCTGGTAGAATCCTCTTACTCTCTACGAAATTATATTGACGGGATCTTGAGCTTTTACCGTAGTGATCATGTTATGGAAAAGGATTATACCAATGTTGATCTTCGAAAAATGCTGAAGGGAATTGTCGATCTTTACCAGGTTTCAGATGATATCAAAATCACCTACCCAGATGACATTATGCTACATAATGTCAATAAGGCTGCCCTAACCCAGGTTTTCATGAACCTTATTAGCAATGCACTGAAATACAATGATAAGGATCTACGAAAAGTTGAGATAACCTTTGACAAGAATGAAGAATTTTACTTTTTTGAAGTAAGAGACAATGGCAAAGGAATCCCACCGGAAAAACACAGCGAAATCTTTGAACTTTTTACCACTTTAGATTCCGTAGATCGCGAAGGAAGTTTAGGTAGCGGTATTGGCCTCGCCACAGTGAGAAAACTTATAGAATCTATGGGTGGATCTATTTCACTGGAATCTGAATTAGGCAAAGGCAGCAATTTTAAATTCCGTATTAAAAGGTTTTAG